AGGCATGCATAGAGATACTGTGTAATTCTTGAAACCATCTTTTAATGTGACAAGATGTGTGCACATACCTTGGGTGGTGGTTGTAGGTGCAGTGCTGAAGGCACTCTGGGTAGCATAGGTGCCATCAGCTGTCACCAGCCGCTGCGAACCACCCGTGGTTGGTGGAGCTGCCTGGGACGGTTCTGAAGCAGAGGCATCAGGTGTTGACTTGCGGAGCTCTGACTCCACAAGTGGGAGCTCTCCCAATGCCTGCCGCACTTCATCGAGACAGGCGCGGATGTCGTCAACACTCGCACAATACTCGCCCAGGAGCCAGAGTGCGCCACGGTGGATACGCGACGATTTGATGGAGCTAAACACCTCGAGCAGCCTTGCCACCACCAGGGGCCGCAGCTGCTCAAAGCGCTGCACGGCTTCGCGCACGAACGCAAGCACATCGGCTGCTGCCTGTTCATTGTTATCTGACAGAAACTCCATGAGCACGGGAATGACAGTAGGGGCGGCATCAGGGAAACGGACACAGCAAGAGTGCAGGGTTCGTACAAGGAGCTGCCGGTAACGACCAGTGTCCTCGTGCTCGGCTGTGTTGTGCGTCTTAGTAACTTCCTTTCGCAGCACCAGCACCATCTCTTCAACATTTCGTGATGAGACAAGGTCCAGGGCCAAGGCAAGCGTCTTGCGGCGAACTTCCAGATCAGAGGCAGCGAGAACCCTGAGTACGTCCATGGCCAGCTCCTGCAGGATGCGCTCCTGCGTCTCTCGTAGCGCTATCAGCCGGTCCAGCACAATCAGCTTGACATTGTTGTCACTCTCCTTAACAATCAGTTCAATGTAGCAGGTAGCTGCTGCCTGCACAGAGCATCAACGACATACGTCACGCACTTACAGAATCAGGTCTAATATTTCTCACAGCTGCCCACTGGGCTACGAGGGACATCACAGTTGAGAGGAttctgattaattttgacaaaaTTGATCTGTCTATAACACACTTCTTGCATTCTGCCCCAACTAGAATGTGACCACTGTAGCCAGGCACGAAACGCTAGCCATCACTCTCAGCAGCAGATCACATCAGGATTGTTTTCtgctcaagagaaaaaaaagggtgCTGCTGCATCTGTTTTACATTCATTTTGCATAACTTTAACCACATGGATCATCAAAGTGATGACCAATATATAACTAAGCTGCCTTCCATCTCTGGAAAGCTTCAATTCAATTTATGTTCAGCAACTAGGGGAGGACTCAGCAGCAATAATGTTCACTACAGTGAAGACGAGTGGTTGTCTAAAGGAACAGCCCTTGAAACTGGCTTGAGTGAAGCTCCTAAagggttcctcaacaggcaattTTATTATAGAGCACAGCTTTTAGGCGGCTGTTACTGGGTTGAGCATTGGCATCTCTTGGTGTAACCACGGGAACATGTTCATGCCACTGCTCGTGAGCtcgtcatcgttttcttccacagccgTCTCCGATGCCAGtgatcatgccagcattcccacATTGCCCCTCCCTCTGTGAAGGTGCTGACGACACTGCCCCACTGCCAATCGGTGCAGTGATTTCAGTCTCAAAttgtttgcctcaatatatcatgAAATAAGAACACGcatcgagctgcgctcaaatttgacaccaggaagtatcgtaatcgtcggagaCATTTTTTTCATTACGGCACTTTCCCACATTAATATACTGTACATGCCAGTTAATTTCAAGCTATCTCTTCCAGTGTGCAGTGACTGCATGAAAGGTGACAGCAGGTGCAACAACATACATGCcgcagcagatctacaaatatagTGCAAAGCTTAGCACGACGTTAGACACTGTAATACAACTCCGAACTTATTGCTAAGAAACTAGCTTCAGAATAAGGCCCTTATCATTCCCCACAAAACTGACTTATTTCATAAGTTACGGAAGTTATGCAAGGTGTGAAAGCAGTGCTGAGAAAGGTAGGCTACCAGTTTGTAATGCTACACAGCCGAACCTCAATACTACAAATACACATACTATAAGGATTTGGTAGATATAAAAAAGTAAACCTAAACTATACCTCGCTGACATCAGCTTGCAACAAATATGTGCTCATAACAAATATAGGATATAATGAAGATCTTTCCATATCAAGTGCCACTTCATTATAAGGAGGTTCAACTGTACTTTGTCTATGTGGGGCACACGAATTGGGAGCTCTCAATTAACTTCAACCACCTGGAACAGCTGCAGTTCTTAAAGTGCACAGGAATTCAAGTTGCACAGATGGCTTTGCATTcaacctccatcgaaatgcagctaaTGTCACcgagaaaagaaaatgtgagCCTATAGCACAGAGCAGATTCCCTAGCCACTCAGCCACCACGGAGAGTTAGAGTGAATGCTCAGGCATTCTGCACAATACAGGGAGCCAGGAATTGCACCTGTCTTGTGAAAGGGGGTTGACACCGTATATCTTAGGTAGGGCACATGCCTCATTTTTCCGCATATAGTTTCTttttctggaaataaaaaaaagaatacccaCATGTATAATCTCTGGAAATAGCTGCATACAAAGCTTAAACCTTCGCAAAGACAGGCTCCATTCACACATGCATAACTCGTCCACGTCACATCTGCGGCCAGTGGCTTTGTCCCTCCCCTATTCCTTGGCTGATAAAGCGATGGCAATGATCATAAATCTGGATTCGCAAGCAGGACGTTATACGTGACGAATGAATCATGTGATATGCGACGTGAATCGAATCTCTCCGCAGCTAGCATTTACACAACAGAGGATGGCAGTACAGACAGAGCAGCCCTCGCATGGGCAACAGTGTATAGAGCAAATGCAACAAAGCCGAAAATCCCAATGGTTATTTGGCTTACCACCTATCGTGGAGTGCTTCGTGCGAACCGAGGAAGCGCTGCGAGAACAGGTGACATACGAGTTTGCCAGCACTGCGTGCACGATTCACTAACTACTAAACGCAATATGGTGACCTGTAAAGAGGAGAAAGGGAGCTTCAACACGCAGAAGAGGGGGAGGGTGGGGTTCCTTAGGAGATAACGAAACCTTAAATGACAAAGAATCTTGCCTTGAAGTATAGCTTCACGGCAGTGCATGCCACACTGCCAGTGTTTATCACTCGGTTAATCCTGACAgttcattaaatgacggcttggtaggctgttggatccttggtacgcagttgctgcttgcactcggctgcacgagcctgttcttgtgcccaggctgcagcatcggcacagtGTAGATGAGTTCGTTCCCGGCTCTGCTTGCGGCAATGATTATCAAAAGTtgtgctcctcaggagtacgtatgacacgtggcctacccatttcggagcaggaCAGCAACGTCACTACTAATGCAGCCAATcgagcttctctctctctctccttttttttcatgcatgcGCATAGGGTTTTGCTAGAAGAGTTTTTGGCATACAAGCGATGGATGGACGAATTGGctggccatatacagcttcgctgtaataataatAAGCGTGTTAATCCACACCCCAACTTAACTTAAATTTATTAAACTTTTGATGCAGGTTATATGTGCAAATTAAGGTATACAGTTGCTGCCTATGCTCAGAAGAATATAGCTAACGCAAGAGAACCTTTTTATAACAAATCCAACATGACTttctttgttatatccaatactCACTATAAGCGTACATTTGTacttgccaacctgtgaacattaaAGTTCGTAAGAATGCTCATGGACATAACAAAGGAAGGAGGTGATGGAGCAGCACACACTTCTGTTTCACTGAGCACACGCGTTTTGTGAGATACACATGCACATTATTTAAGATTACTTACATTTAGACACAGCACATAAGCAGCAGCAACCTAGGTACTGCAGAGACTTAGAAACAATGCAGCGTTTTTAGATCACACTCACTATTTCAGTGACCTTACTTTTGCTGATTTTAGCGCGCTTCAAGAAGTTGTCTCAATAAATTTGCTCGAGGCACAGCAGCCCTCTTTAGCGTCTCGCACTGCTACAAAAGGGAGGCACAAGCATCATCGCAATTTCCTGTGCATTGTATTTCTCAATGCCCACCGCATTCTTCAACACCCTGAAGTAGTTTTTGCGAAGAGAAACTACTTCTCATAAAACTTTATGCAACATTAGTAAAATCGTAGAACATGCCGAAATTTTAAATCTTTACGATGAATtcaggagagttggcaggtatgtatatTCGATAGATGCTAACACTGGTAAGAAACATCTTACATATTTTATTATATCCAATAACTCATATAAATATTCGACATCGTGAAAATGTGGTCATGACCACGCACTAAGACACGAAAAATGGAGTTTGTTTCCCACTCCAACAACCTGCTTATAACAAGTGAACTCTTAACAATGAGGGAACACAGCAAGACAATTCTTTGCAAGCAAGCCAAACAGGGCGAGTGAAGTTATCTTTGCCTTTTTCACAAGGTCTGAAAAGCCTTGTCAAAAGGTGTTGTGGTTGGGCCACTGTGCTGCAGTTGAAGTTCTCAAAACTTGCTGAGAacagtctttggctcctttagtaTGAGATGTAGTCTATCTTTACTGATGCACAATTAACtaaacataaaaattgttacagcgcaaacgcatgcaaccacaaagtatcaaggatgggacacaagcgctgactgtcaactaaattttattgacggaagaccGTCCATCcgtccttgatactttgtggttgcacgtgtttgcgctgtaacaatttttatgtcaagtatgcaccaactcccccagaaagaagttttaatgaacaaATAACTAGGTCTGAGCACACGCCCTCAAAAATAAATGATGTCACGGCGAGCTGGCATGGGAACTACTAGGGCGTTGCCAACACCCACCTCTCGTATCTCGATTTATTAGGCCTCCTCTCACAGTAAGAATGATTTTCTACTTATCTTTGGATTAAGAATATTGAAACTATCGAAAAGAATGCAGAAAGTGAAAGAGCCATGAAGCTAGCaatagcaataaaagaaaaacattttttaaaGGTGATCTTGAATTGTTGAGCATGTTATAGCAGCAATGatggcaggaaggtggttccatatGACACTTGGTCTAGGGACAAATGAATTATTACACAAGTGTGTGCAACAAGACAGTAAACCCACTTTGTAACAGTGATCAGTTCTAGCTGATATGTTTGTTTTTCTAGTATAAGTAGGAGGGCAACTTATTGATATGGCTCAACTTTAGTGTCTGTTTAATGTGCTGAAAGGGATCGGCCTACCTTGATAGCGGTGGGTGCGGCCGATAGAGTGACAAGGGTTCCGGCAGCCTCGTACCGCACAGCAGGGCTACTGGAGTTCAGCAGGTTGTAGATGCACCGGATGAAACGTGACCTTTCAGCTGGGTTGGCATGGCACACCTTTGCAACGATAAGCAAGAACCCGTGTCAGTGATCATGTCGAAGAAGACATTTGATATTTCAACCTCCATAGAGAATTTTATCTATGATTTTTTAAGCAAGGGCCACTGGTCAAATCAAAATAAACACATTTCAAATTTTATACAAGACATCCGCTCATAATCTTGTCAACAAGAGTCCATGACTAAGTTAATAAATGTACGTTGCAGATAATTAAGCTTCCATAAAGCAGAAACAATTGTCGGGCCCATggccctctctgcagcgcgcacgggggaagcctttaaaacgcgcgccacaacggcactcgtcgcatggagcatgcgcatcGATCGCGgtatcgtaagaactcgcgcggggactgccgggaaggcggctgcccgataagaaggcaggGGAGACTGCACTCGTGGCTTTTTgcggggcgcgggcctggggaggcgctggtggggcgtggcccgtctaggtttctGTCCGAGCGTGCTACAGAGCAGGGGGAAAAGCGTCTTTGTATTGTGTCTGcatgaaagagtgctcttgttgttcgcttgTGGGACTAtctgcgcgcctggttcggtgcttgcgtgctttctgcgctttaattctgttatcgcccgaaagattgtgtcggttgatggtttgtagcggccgttctttcgtcgctccctttggcttgtatattttgttgcttcgctgttttgctgcttgcttctttgcttttgctgctttttgctgctttgcttatttactgcttgcttctttgccttgttcttttctgctattggccgcgaggctgcggtaattttGAGTGTTACGTTCTATCGTAAATTAAAACGGTTTTTGTTCCTTGCGCCACTGGTCCTCTGTCGTGCTGGtagcggctcgcggaccccctgagcgaaggcgaggggccttcaCAATTTACAGTCAACCAAAACTGTTTATGACCATGAGATataagaaaacattttatttcgaAGCAATTTCCGACTGCAGCTAATAAAACTAAACTATGCTGTTTGCATATGCTAGTAGAGGCTGGAAATACAAATATAAAGCTGCACTCTGAGGCTGCAGAGATATTCAGCTATTCCTCAAATGCAACGGTCCATAAAGCTCTTGTGGTCGGGTGAACACTCATTCACAAATTTTTTAAATAAGAGTTCTGGGCCGcaattttgtagtgatgccttttCCAGATGCTAACGCCTTTCACGCTTTTCGCATTTGTGAATGGTCAACAGACGCTCCGCCCCGGGCTCTGCCTCGGGCAGAGCGTCGAACGCAGCCACTCACGAATGCAAAAAGCGCCGAAAGGCATTAGCGTTGGGAAAAGGCATCACTACTAAATTTGCGGCCTTGAACAAAATTTATGGTTATGTAACCCATGCAACTTTGCCAGCCTTTGCTTTTACAAGCTTGTGACCCAGAGTGCTTCAAGCACACCAGCTGAAAAACTCCCTACAACCAATTGTTTCAGAATCTGGATACAgtgaccaactagctcaactgACTGTTGTTGTCATGTCACATAACAAGAAAACTAAGCCTAAAACACCACTTTCCAGAGCACCACAACCCGAAGAAAGTAAAAATTGAAGTACACTGTAGACAAAACCAAATAAACAAAACTTCCAGTCTGCATAGTTTGATTTAGTGGGGTTTGCCCTTTTGAGTGTTGTTTATCAGGAGAAAGAGAACACATTGAAAGCAAAGTTTCAGTTTATCTTTTAATAGTTGTGAATCATTCATAAAACCCCCGCAGATTTATGCCCGGAGCGTGCCTGGAGTTGATGCAGAGTTCTTTAAAGTTTAAGCCTACTGTAAGCCTTTTCAAGGCTTATACAGGAGGAGTAATTGAACAGATATAATATTACAGAACAGTTTAAttacatatatgtgtgtgtgtgtgtgtaaaaacaAGCGAATAAGGAACCACATAATTACAGTATTCAAAAGAGCATCCAACAAGAACAGCCCATATGCCATGACACCCTGTCAAACAAGCTAAACAACAATGAAAAGCAACAGGCATCACAATTCGCAGCATTTCTTAGTAGAACTGAAAGAACATTGCTTTCACACTTGTCGCAACCTCGTCGTCACTGTTAGTATTTATAACGTCACTTCGCAGCCAGTTTCTCAATTCAACAGATGACAGGGAAAATGAACACTTGTAAGTGTCACATTTGGAAATGAGAGGCACAATACATTTCTATATGATTAGTTTGACCCAAATTAAATAAATGTATTTACAAACTCTGGCTCTAACAAAGGATTCTACAAACGTAAAGAAAGTGTTCATTTGCTCTGACATCTCTTAAAGGCTTCTAGTTGAACAGGCATCTACATGTTGCATTAAGCAATCGATTACCTTGTAGATGAGCTCCACGATGACCAGCTGCAGGATATCACCAAAGGACTGGACCTGATCAAGGCAGGAGTCGAGGTAGGCCAGAGCTCGCTCCTGGTCCACGTGCACGAGCATCATGAACGCGTTGCGTTTGCAGGACATGTCCTGTTCGGCTTCCAGAAAGTTGGCGACCAGTTCAGGCGCATCAGGGATGAGGAAGTCAAAGCTCTTGTAGATGGTGAACACGGCAAGGACCGCGTTTCGCCGCACATAGGAGTGGCGGTGCTCGAGGCAGGCGCGGATGGCCGGCATGAGCGGCTCGAGCAGCTCGGCCTCGCGCAGCTTGCACAGGAAGCGCAGCGTGGAGCCGCGGATGAACTCGTTGGGGTGCTGAAGGTCCTTGCGGTAGGCGTCGCAGACCAGAATCATCTCCTGCAGCAGCTTGCCGTCGGGACTCGTCTTGGGGACGATCTCCCAGAAGATGAGCAGCAGCTTCTTGAGGGTGTGGTCTTGTAAGGGCAGCACGAAGCGGATGATGGTCATCAGCAAGGACGGGTACTTCTCGCCGTTCAGCATCAGCTGGATCGTCTTGCGCAGAGCCTCGGCCTTGGTCTTCATGTCCCCCTTCTCTGCATGTACAGGATTACATTGCGGCCAACTAAATACCGCATCGCCAGTgttaaaaggaaagaaaaatcgagaCAGGAGATGACGCGACAACAGGGCAACGGAGGCCCCTGGGTATGAGGAACCTCAACTTTCTGCCAGTGTCCCTCAGTATGTTATCGGCGTTGGCGTAGTTAGAATGTCACACAACTGCAACTTTATGCGAGCTTGCCGTCAGTGACTGACGTTGCCAGTCTTCTTGTGGGAAACAGAAAATAACTTGTCCCTCTTTATGTTCGCAGAATATAAAACTTATGTTGTTGTTTAGATGCACCGACTTTTCTACATGTGACAGATAAACGAATGGAATGAATATGTCTTCTTACCCAGGTCGTTTCGCAGTTGCATCTCATTGGGGGGCTCCGAGTCTGTCGGTATGTTGAGCAGGGTGTAACAGGGCTGGTCAGCGACCGCCATGGCTGAAATGTCTGAAACAGAAAACGGCCGTGCTGTCGGTCATCCGCTACAGCAAACGCGAATGGAAACGCTGAACCCCGAACAGTCTCGTTTCGGCACGAAATGAGTAAATATGCGAAACAGCGACAGCAGTCGGGTCGAAACACGGAATCAGCCTCGTAAAGGAACACTCTGAAAGCGCAACGCACCTTATTAGACAAATTGGCCGTCGTTGTGTTTTTCAATTCTCAGCAACACACTGAACAATTGCCCATTATTTTAGAAGCCAGCAGAGAAAACATGAACTTACTCGTATGATTTCGGGTGTACGATGAGCTCCTGCAACGCCAACACGACACCGGCTCGACAATTGGCTACTGGCTACGCCACGCTACGACTGCTGCGCTTGTGGAATAGCCAACACTATCCAGAACGTCACCCGCGTCGCCACCAATAACATCAACCAGTATAGTGTACTATACACTATATCAACCAGGTTTGGTTAACAAATCATTCactttaaaaaaagtttacaccctgtggggtgtatatctgccacacgacgataatcgtcatctgccttgcttgcgtttccttctttgaaaacgccgcgcccgctactttcctgtcggcaataccatgtcatgctgataacgcgcatgccgttcgttactgggaagtaccgttctcgccgcgttaaagaaaggaaacgcggagaagtcagatgacaattatcgttgtgtggcaaatatacaccccaaagagtgcaactctaagaacagtttacaccctttggagtgcactcttagaaaattttacactctttggggcgtatcttgccccacaacaataatcgtcatctgtcttgcccgcgtttcctttctttaacgctgcgagcccggtacttcccagtcacgaacggcatgcgcgttatcagtgtgacgcagcattctcgacaggaaagtagcgagcgccgagttttcaggaaaggaaacgcaagcaaagcagatgacgattattgttgtgggacaaatgtacaccccaaagggtgcaactgttttaagagtgtagagttTACacccacgccgtagtggaggactccggaaatttagaccacctggggttccttaacgtgcacataaatctacactctaaaaacagattgcaccctttggggtgtatatttgtcccacaacaataatcgtcatctgccttgcttgcgtttcctttcttgaaaactctgcgctcgctactttcctgtcgagaatgctgcgtcacactgataacgcgcatgccgttcgtgactgggaagtaccgggctcgcagcgttaaagaaaggaaacgcgggcaagacagatgacgattatcgttgtgggacaaatatacaccccaaagggtgcaactgtttttagagtgtaagtacacgggtgttttcgcgtttcgcccccatcgatatgcggcctccgtggccgggattcgatcctgcgacctcgtgctcagcagtccaacaccatagcaactgagctCCAGCAGGCAAGCCGCGCGTCCTATACTCATATGGTAAAGGGAATCTGGCGTTCTCATAGCGCCCACTTAGACGAGCATCTGGACCTGCCGTATAGTTGCCGAGCGCCTCGCCAGGGGCGCGTTTGTACCTATTTCACCGGTAGTATATACTAGGCGGCACCAATCGTCTGTCTCCCACAACAGCGGCAGATGCTCGACTACTTCCCCAAAGCTGTGGTGGGAGAAGGCGCACCCAGAGACATTCGCTAatcttatggcgtttttcactggtcgattcggagcaggatttcttgctccgcggcaacgaatccgaatttcactggtcgatctggagcgggttcgcgcgtttcactggtcgtttcggatcaactcgctccgcaccggatcgctctcacttgctccgccgccgaggcgcggattcgggcggaaatagctcgcgtcacatccgtcttcaagcgaaatcggtaccctGTTGGTACgcgctgcgttcggtgctgctgcagcgctcgcgtttagcgatgagagctcggacgacaacgattacgaagtgacgcaagtgctgtacgaagccttctatgcacgttgtccatgcacaatacttgcgggcgcgacatggaaatggCGGACTAAGCGACTGCCGCGGTCATAGAGTTGCTAGCCGCGGTCAAATTACACACGGGAGACGGCACGGAGACGGTGactttggttgccgtggaaacgtacagagcggaagtcgcgcatggttttcggaaccggtttgtgcgacgtgtacgcagacttcctgtgtgatcgcCCGCGGAGCGTTTTttcgctccgctggccgattcggatttgtgaaacccgagcgctcgctcgaggatttcggcggccgctccagatcgaccagtgaaaaacgccattagacCGTTTtattcgtaggcgccgccatattgtgagcgcagtggcgccgcctatgagcagcgccatactacagtgcactagaaaatattggtacttctagttcactgtagccATACTGCTGGCTTGGGTGagagcggtcttttgcatggtagcggtaggttctggcgtttgttttcgcggtcgcgcggtctgtttagtatgacgtgcgtcttctacgtggtaaacgctTCTGCGAGACGTGCtcaagtggtttaaggcgtcatggccggaatttctgctggcgttgaggtggacggaacacgcagcgcgatgtgtgcgcgcatatttgagcatATATACGATCATCATGGGAGATCAATTGTgaatttctgaatgttccattcactaatgtaaccttattgcagtattatcgtctatttctaagctgcggtttaggagccatgaaacatactcgacgatcgtaacagcgtgggtaccgttctgctacgatagtagctgtgatgttatactttgacgagcgttcaaactgttcactgcagAATACATTGCGTGACtgcttggttcgatggatgaggtttctgCCCCTGaataaatagttttggcaagtaatagcagcataccttacagtctgaattaagcttgtccagcaaagggactgtttacgaactgcgcgagcgtcctaagcagtggtaggtgctggattacagatatcttcgttctatataccgcatggtccaaacatacggcatcagcggttatatattcataaacgttgtgcggcgtgactatgcgaggtcgtattgcggcgttagcccgttttctcttactttttcgagaaagaggatgataacagaattttttttttcggttgtgttcgtttcGTTCTCTACGatgcactcacacgtattacggaaattttgtcctgaaaaataggcatcgcattctttttatgcgatccctctcaaaTATTATAGCGCTTTAgggggcaaaaaggcaatgccgaagcgcacagcttacatatgtaccgtgctggttcaccaaccgcagtgatcgttgtgttgagcagcgccatcggcctcatgcaggaaggctagcgtaggcatatggtaatttgaagcctactaga
The nucleotide sequence above comes from Dermacentor andersoni chromosome 10, qqDerAnde1_hic_scaffold, whole genome shotgun sequence. Encoded proteins:
- the betaCOP gene encoding coatomer subunit beta, yielding MAVADQPCYTLLNIPTDSEPPNEMQLRNDLEKGDMKTKAEALRKTIQLMLNGEKYPSLLMTIIRFVLPLQDHTLKKLLLIFWEIVPKTSPDGKLLQEMILVCDAYRKDLQHPNEFIRGSTLRFLCKLREAELLEPLMPAIRACLEHRHSYVRRNAVLAVFTIYKSFDFLIPDAPELVANFLEAEQDMSCKRNAFMMLVHVDQERALAYLDSCLDQVQSFGDILQLVIVELIYKVCHANPAERSRFIRCIYNLLNSSSPAVRYEAAGTLVTLSAAPTAIKAAATCYIELIVKESDNNVKLIVLDRLIALRETQERILQELAMDVLRVLAASDLEVRRKTLALALDLVSSRNVEEMVLVLRKEVTKTHNTAEHEDTGRYRQLLVRTLHSCCVRFPDAAPTVIPVLMEFLSDNNEQAAADVLAFVREAVQRFEQLRPLVVARLLEVFSSIKSSRIHRGALWLLGEYCASVDDIRACLDEVRQALGELPLVESELRKSTPDASASEPSQAAPPTTGGSQRLVTADGTYATQSAFSTAPTTTTQASCPPLRGYLMEGEFFVGAAMASDLTKLAVRYLSLVKELRKQNAFVAECMLVMTSVLHLGRSGLPSKAINDDDADRICLCLKMLSDRSPTLRSVFGHECRQALSAMLAAKAEEEAETQKAKQAKGITVHADDPISFGQLAAKGSLAGTENMFEVSLHAAVASSRNEDLLSASKLSKVTQLTGFSDPVYAEAYVHVNQYDIALDVLVVNQTADTLQSCTLELATLGDLRLVEKPTPVVLAPHDFCNIRATVKVASTENGIIFGNIVYDVSGSTSDRNVVVLNDIHIDIMDYIVPASCTDTEFRQMWAEFEWENKVSVNTTLCDLPAYLQHLIRSTNMKCLTPEKALSGECGFMAANLYARSIFGEDALANVSIEKNPNTADAPVVGHIRIRAKSQGMALSLGDKINSTQKSSPKVGA